Proteins from a genomic interval of Ptychodera flava strain L36383 chromosome 7, AS_Pfla_20210202, whole genome shotgun sequence:
- the LOC139136601 gene encoding uncharacterized protein, with amino-acid sequence MELSSSQGFIQSSPYAAMNDLLFKQFGFQVLANNICKEDTDTYPILVQSVLRESDVEIWGGFRVHAYIVKLDFQKTQGQPEISLAILLKNKFTPDVKRLGAPFQLKAYHLQWIQNVLDEDVDGMPVRNSKEIPFIAMYDAINLSEAETLTKNLESLIGSEITILLETKGGTGHHQSTMREKSHDLSPADTSQEVSSKTVDKNKQALEIFSTDLNNENERKTIKGQNQEAFADVSHDDGNLEPTADKSETCESSEDLANIPNTDTDKRLRAELSTKESNLEMKHRGINSMHILLSLKCPKNQQQQQQKLNVLTLGPLLALILTNLTIIKLGHLVMKNYSQEHNQKRRALGLKKLRPRKIS; translated from the coding sequence ATGGAGTTATCATCAAGTCAAGGATTTATTCAATCAAGTCCATATGCTGCTATGAATGACTTGTTATTCAAACAATTTGGTTTTCAAGTACTCGCAAACAACATCTGTAAGGAAGATACAGACACATATCCCATCCTGGTCCAATCTGTTCTGAGAGAATCAGATGTAGAAATCTGGGGAGGATTTCGTGTCCATGCGTACATTGTAAAACTTGACTTCCAAAAGACCCAAGGCCAACCTGAGATTAGCTTAGCCATCCTGTTGAAAAATAAGTTTACTCCAGATGTGAAAAGACTTGGAGCACCCTTTCAGCTTAAAGCTTATCATTTACAGTGGATTCAGAATGTGTTGGATGAAGATGTGGATGGTATGCCGGTCAGAAATTCAAAGGAAATTCCATTTATTGCCATGTATGATGCTATTAATTTGTCTGAGGCAGAAACATTGACAAAAAATTTAGAATCATTGATTGGATCAGAAATCACCATACTACTTGAAACTAAAGGAGGCACAGGTCACCACCAATCAACTATGAGAGAGAAGTCCCATGACCTTTCACCTGCAGATACCAGCCAGGAGGTGTCAAGTAAGACAGTTGATAAGAACAAACAGGCACTTGAAATATTTTCGACTGATcttaacaatgaaaatgaaaggaaGACAATTAAGGGACAGAATCAAGAGGCATTTGCGGATGTCAGCCATGATGACGGAAATTTAGAACCAACAGCTGATAAATCAGAAACATGTGAAAGTTCTGAAGATTTGGCCAACATTCCCAACACAGACACTGACAAAAGATTACGTGCAGAGCTGTCTACAAAAGAAAGCAATCTGGAAATGAAACATCGGGGCATAAATTCAATGCATATCCTGCTATCACTCAAATGTCCAAAGAaccagcagcagcaacaacagaaACTCAATGTCTTGACACTGGGGCCGCTGCTAGCCCTGATACTAACAAATCTCACCATCATAAAGCTGGG